A region from the Aeromicrobium choanae genome encodes:
- a CDS encoding ATP-dependent DNA ligase, with amino-acid sequence MLLAELVATSAEVAATRSRKAKVALLAELLGRVEPDELEVVVSYLGGALRQRRTGLGWRGVSAPTPPADEPSLSVLEVDAAFEAISRLSGSGSQRARQEAVAELFGRATEVEQAWLRAIVTGNLRQGALDAVTQEAVAQVAGVPAAAVRRAAMLTGSTVAAAGAAFEGEESLAAIGLEVGRPVMPMLASSAPDVATAMASLSPDGSAEVAVDAKLDGIRIQVHRDGDAVLVVTRSLDDITERLPEVVEIARSLPATRFVLDGEALALSDDGRPLAFQDTASRTAQAAGVAITPHFFDVLHVDGRDLLDAPGHERLAALDALVPEAHRVSRLVTSDVAAADAFAAETVAAGHEGVVLKDLSAPYAAGRRGSAWVKVKPVHTLDLVVLAVEWGSGRRQGWLSNIHLGARDESSPTGFVMLGKTFKGMTDAMLAWQTERFLALETHREGHVVHVRPEQVVEIAFDGLQRSTRYPGGLALRFARVVRYRDDKAPHEADTIETLRKMLPARESVGPTITTDV; translated from the coding sequence ATGCTGCTCGCCGAGCTCGTCGCCACCTCCGCCGAGGTCGCCGCCACACGCTCCCGGAAGGCGAAGGTCGCGCTGCTCGCCGAGCTGCTCGGCCGGGTCGAGCCCGATGAGCTCGAGGTCGTCGTGTCCTACCTCGGTGGCGCGCTGCGCCAGCGGCGCACGGGCCTGGGCTGGCGGGGCGTGAGCGCACCGACGCCACCGGCCGACGAGCCGTCGCTCAGCGTGCTCGAGGTCGACGCGGCGTTCGAGGCGATCTCGAGGCTGTCCGGGTCCGGCTCGCAGCGCGCCCGGCAGGAGGCCGTCGCCGAGCTGTTCGGGCGCGCCACCGAAGTCGAGCAGGCGTGGCTGCGCGCGATCGTCACCGGCAACCTCCGCCAGGGCGCGCTCGACGCCGTCACGCAGGAGGCGGTGGCGCAGGTCGCCGGGGTCCCGGCGGCGGCGGTCCGCCGGGCGGCGATGCTCACCGGCAGCACGGTCGCAGCGGCGGGTGCCGCCTTCGAGGGCGAGGAGTCGCTGGCCGCGATCGGCCTCGAGGTCGGCCGGCCGGTGATGCCGATGCTGGCCTCGAGCGCCCCCGACGTGGCCACCGCGATGGCCAGCCTCTCCCCCGACGGCAGCGCCGAGGTCGCCGTCGACGCCAAGCTCGACGGGATTCGCATCCAGGTCCACCGCGACGGCGACGCCGTGCTCGTGGTCACCCGCAGCCTCGACGACATCACCGAGCGGCTGCCCGAGGTGGTCGAGATCGCCCGCTCGCTTCCCGCCACGCGATTCGTGCTCGATGGCGAGGCGCTCGCGCTGTCCGACGACGGCCGTCCGCTGGCCTTCCAGGACACCGCCAGCCGCACCGCCCAGGCCGCGGGTGTCGCGATCACGCCGCACTTCTTCGACGTGCTCCACGTCGACGGCCGTGACCTGCTCGACGCCCCCGGCCACGAGCGCCTCGCCGCGCTCGACGCGCTCGTGCCCGAGGCCCACCGCGTCAGTCGCCTCGTCACCTCCGACGTGGCGGCCGCCGACGCCTTCGCCGCCGAGACCGTCGCGGCGGGCCATGAGGGCGTCGTCCTCAAGGACCTCTCCGCTCCCTACGCCGCGGGCCGGCGCGGCTCGGCCTGGGTCAAGGTCAAGCCGGTCCACACCCTCGACCTGGTGGTCCTCGCCGTCGAGTGGGGCTCCGGCCGCCGACAGGGCTGGCTGTCCAACATCCACCTCGGCGCGCGCGACGAGTCGTCCCCGACCGGCTTCGTGATGCTCGGCAAGACGTTCAAGGGGATGACCGACGCGATGCTCGCGTGGCAGACCGAGCGCTTCCTCGCCCTGGAGACGCACCGCGAGGGTCACGTCGTCCACGTGCGTCCCGAGCAGGTCGTCGAGATCGCCTTCGACGGACTCCAGCGCTCCACCCGCTACCCCGGCGGCCTCGCCCTGCGCTTCGCGCGCGTCGTCCGCTACCGCGACGACAAGGCGCCGCACGAGGCCGACACGATCGAAACTCTACGGAAGATGCTCCCAGCACGCGAGAGTGTTGGTCCCACGATCACCACTGACGTCTAA